A single window of Montipora capricornis isolate CH-2021 chromosome 14, ASM3666992v2, whole genome shotgun sequence DNA harbors:
- the LOC138031889 gene encoding uncharacterized protein, whose product MTSECLSRKRNNSFAIALHSTMLCSSTSINDEDSRISSLGFETPTSLDFLANKCDACGKSFLHSSSYRRHLKTPCRSRKRRRLWLPEESDNEELEDDGVSALLDASLSENIDDCPEFGSVNFMNQESSDEIDTTANAEGRPFQEVSESESENNDVPKSSDEDQNDEINTFDDEINEDSSLHWKEEDIQGLMQDLNEPLPDPPYEQPILTRINFLLRWLCCFILYWQVVTRVSDTAVEWLLLFLEKFFESLGNGLDSELLKNLVLFFPTSMYMLHRIAMVQKDDFEKFVVCSKCAKLYHLDECLERKFGTVLPKHCSNILFPLGKAKHCGTKLVNKVILKNGATRFYPVKVYCWKSIISQLESILQRTGIPEVCEQWRTRLVEEDILADVYDGDIWKSFKWKDGSDFFSVERRYGLMLNVDWFQPFKRRSDYSVGVIYFVIMNLPRSERFKFENVILGGIIPALDCEPKLHTF is encoded by the exons ATGACGTCAGAGTGTTTGTCACGCAAGAGAAACAACTCTTTCGCGATCGCACTTCATAGCACAATGCTGTGTTCGAGCACTAGTATTAATGATGAGGATTCGCGGATTTCTTCTTTGGGTTTCGAAACACCAACCTCCCTTGATTTTCTTGCTAACAAATGCGATGCTTGTGGGAAATCCTTTCTTCATTCATCTTCTTACcgacgtcatttgaaaactcCATGTCGATCCCGAAAGCGACGTCGACTATGGCTTCCTGAGGAAAGTGACAACGAAGAACTAGAAGATGATGGCGTCTCAGCTTTATTGGATGCTTCTCTGAGTGAAAACATCG ATGATTGTCCAGAATTTGGGAGTGTGAACTTTATGAATCAAGAGTCTTCTGATGAAATAGATACAACAGCAAATGCTGAG ggAAGGCCATTCCAAGAGGTCTCTGAAAGTGAATCGGAGAACAATGACGTACCCAAGTCTAGTGATGAAGACCAGAATGATGAAATCAATACATTTGATGATGAAATCAATGAAGATAGTTCACTTCATTGGAAGGAAGAAGACATACAAGGGCTTATGCAAGATCTTAATGAACCTCTCCCAGACCCTCCTTATGAACAACCAATTTTAACTCGCATCAATTTTCTGCTACGTTGGCTGTGCTGTTTTATTTTATACTGGCAAGTTGTTACTCGTGTTAGTGATACAGCAGTGGAGTGGCTTCTTTTATTTCTCGAAAAGTTCTTTGAAAGTTTGGGGAACGGATTGGACTCTGAGCTTTTGAAGAACCttgtccttttttttccaaCGAGTATGTATATGTTGCACAGGATCGCTATGGTGCAAAAAGATGACTTTGAAAAATTTGTTGTCTGTTCAAAGTGTGCAAAACTATATCACTTGGATGAATgcttggaaagaaaatttggAACAGTTCTCCCAAAGCATTGCTCCAACATTCTGTTCCCTCTTGGCAAAGCTAAGCACTGTGGAACTAAGCTGGTTAACAAAGTCATCCTTAAAAATGGTGCCACTAGATTTTACCCAGTGAAGGTTTACTGCTGGAAGAGTATTATTAGCCAGTTAGAAAGTATTTTGCAACGAACAGGAATTCCAGAAGTTTGTGAACAGTGGCGGACAAGGCTAGTTGAAGAGGACATACTTGCAGATGTGTATGATGGGGACATATGGAAGAGTTTCAAGTGGAAAGATGGAAGTGACTTCTTTAGTGTGGAACGCCGCTATGGGTTAATGCTAAATGTCGATTGGTTTCAGCCATTTAAGCGCCGAAGTGATTATTCAGTTGGTGtcatttattttgttatcaTGAATTTGCCTCGTTCAGAAagatttaaatttgaaaacgtcATCCTTGGAGGTATTATTCCAGCACTGGACTGTGAACCAAAGCTGCACACATTTTAA